One Dictyoglomus turgidum DSM 6724 DNA window includes the following coding sequences:
- a CDS encoding peptide ABC transporter substrate-binding protein, which yields MRSKKGLIILLVLVLVFLFSGVINGQKEKVVSLPFWDTPGLIPYYWQAQHILAQGTIFEGLYGYAPDPKGLGGVKVVPVIAQSYKVSKDYKVWTFKLRKDKKWSNGDPVTAKDFEWSFKYYASPKIPDLPAWAGPLQFIENFWAVKSGALDPDKLGVKALDDYTLEIRLTTPRYDMKEWLCVAQGVPIHRKSVEADPQNWWRPGKIVVNGPYIPVSWTPGKDMTLVKNPNYVGERGNVDRIVLKFGGLGIQQYQAGELDAAMINNVAEYRFVTSDPKLSKEFHEDVMDCFWNGYQWSRGFDPIMDNEKLRQALAMAIDREKLCKDVLGGRALPLNKYWPDGNPIGDKLKGIPFDVKKAQQLLAEAGYPGGKGLKTLVFYITGGGDPVVEFIVDQWKKNLGVNVIIENIESGLYWNSYVWPSFSPDSKAGFTVIGAPMNNLEIGALFKNSDHTVWFYDFPTSARKRYYELQQEQDAWLRKSGGLTEADWKPLLEARKTLYETYKKIVSTEPEKLWVADLTTKPEWYERFDELYEKWKAAKTDAEKTNYWRLAGREIVGQQIFQNWYLNLTERAKNALRWRYRTVNRPFSEAVKVAHYGLQLMQDAYYMVPIYLAKAQWIQNPKLEGLMLYKFSWGPGFFNFKWLNLKD from the coding sequence ATGCGTAGTAAAAAAGGTTTAATTATTTTGTTGGTTTTAGTTTTAGTTTTCCTATTTTCGGGGGTAATTAATGGACAAAAGGAAAAAGTTGTGAGTTTGCCTTTCTGGGATACCCCTGGATTGATTCCTTACTATTGGCAAGCTCAACATATATTAGCACAGGGAACAATTTTTGAGGGACTTTATGGGTATGCTCCCGATCCTAAAGGACTTGGTGGTGTAAAAGTCGTTCCAGTTATTGCACAAAGTTATAAGGTTTCTAAGGATTACAAGGTATGGACTTTTAAATTAAGAAAGGATAAGAAGTGGTCTAATGGTGATCCGGTGACTGCAAAGGATTTTGAATGGTCCTTCAAATACTACGCAAGTCCTAAGATTCCAGATCTTCCTGCATGGGCAGGTCCACTTCAATTTATTGAGAACTTCTGGGCAGTAAAATCTGGAGCATTGGATCCTGATAAACTTGGGGTAAAGGCTCTTGATGATTATACATTAGAGATTAGGCTCACCACTCCAAGATATGATATGAAAGAATGGCTCTGCGTAGCTCAAGGAGTGCCAATTCATAGAAAGAGTGTTGAGGCAGATCCTCAGAACTGGTGGAGACCTGGAAAAATAGTAGTTAATGGACCTTATATTCCTGTATCTTGGACACCTGGAAAAGACATGACCTTGGTGAAGAACCCCAACTATGTAGGTGAAAGAGGAAACGTAGATAGGATTGTGCTTAAGTTTGGTGGACTTGGAATCCAGCAATATCAAGCAGGAGAACTTGATGCTGCAATGATTAACAACGTAGCTGAGTACAGATTTGTAACATCTGATCCTAAACTCTCCAAAGAATTTCATGAAGATGTGATGGATTGCTTCTGGAATGGATATCAATGGTCTCGTGGATTTGATCCAATAATGGATAACGAAAAATTAAGACAAGCTCTTGCTATGGCTATAGATAGGGAAAAACTTTGTAAGGATGTTCTTGGTGGAAGAGCATTACCCCTTAATAAATATTGGCCTGATGGTAACCCCATTGGAGACAAACTAAAGGGAATACCCTTTGATGTAAAGAAGGCTCAACAATTACTTGCAGAAGCGGGATATCCTGGTGGGAAAGGCTTGAAGACTCTTGTATTCTACATCACTGGTGGTGGCGATCCAGTGGTAGAGTTCATAGTAGATCAATGGAAGAAGAATCTTGGAGTTAACGTAATAATTGAGAATATAGAGTCTGGATTATATTGGAACTCCTATGTATGGCCAAGCTTCTCACCTGATTCTAAGGCTGGATTCACTGTGATAGGTGCTCCAATGAATAACTTAGAGATTGGTGCATTGTTTAAGAACTCTGACCATACCGTTTGGTTCTATGATTTTCCAACTTCTGCAAGAAAAAGATACTATGAGTTACAACAGGAGCAAGATGCATGGTTGAGAAAAAGTGGTGGATTAACTGAGGCAGATTGGAAACCATTACTTGAAGCAAGGAAGACATTATATGAAACTTACAAGAAAATTGTAAGCACAGAGCCTGAGAAATTATGGGTAGCAGATCTAACTACCAAACCGGAATGGTATGAGAGATTTGATGAACTTTATGAAAAATGGAAGGCTGCAAAGACTGATGCGGAGAAGACTAATTATTGGAGACTTGCAGGAAGAGAGATTGTAGGACAACAGATATTCCAAAATTGGTATCTTAATCTTACTGAGAGAGCAAAGAATGCATTAAGATGGAGATATAGAACAGTTAATAGGCCATTC